A genomic segment from Glycine soja cultivar W05 chromosome 20, ASM419377v2, whole genome shotgun sequence encodes:
- the LOC114402582 gene encoding CASP-like protein 5B3 isoform X1 produces MKDFCGTPGTVLGLVLRMSQFVFAAGSIASMATTISFFNLTAFCYLIASMGLQIIWSFVLALMDLYALVRKKVLLNPVLISFFVVGDWLTATLSLAAASASAGITVLYFHDLGHCHFGEECQKYQISVALAFLSWISTSISSLIMLWLLAAG; encoded by the exons atgaaggattTCTGTGGGACACCTGGCACTGTTCTTGGGCTTGTTCTTAGGATGTCACAGTTCGTTTTTGCTGCTGGGTCTATTGCTTCCATGGCTACCACAATCAGTTTCTTTAATTTGACTGCCTTTTG TTACTTGATAGCTTCAATGGGCTTACAAATCATTTGGAGTTTTGTGCTTGCTCTAATGGATTTATATGCTTTGGTGAGAAAGAAGGTCCTCCTAAACCCAGTACTAATTAGCTTCTTTGTAGTTGGAGATTGG TTAACAGCAACACTATCTCTAGCAGCAGCTTCTGCCTCTGCTGGCATTACAGTTTTGTACTTTCATGATCTGGGACACTGCCACTTTGGAGAGGAGTGCCAAAAGTACCAGATTTCTGTGGCACTTGCATTCCTGAGCTGGATTTCAACTTCAATATCATCTCTAATTATGCTTTGGCTATTAGCTGCAGGGTAG
- the LOC114401599 gene encoding uncharacterized protein LOC114401599, whose protein sequence is MGFSSFLGRVLFASLFILTAWQMFNEFDANGGPISKELIPKLTVVKKNLSSKLGVALPDIDARQFIATIIFLKGVGGILFVFGSTFGSFLLLLHLAITTPLLYDFYNYRPGKPKYNQLLNDFLLNTALFGALLFFIGMKNSIPRSQLRKKTPKAKTV, encoded by the exons ATGGGGTTCTCCTCCTTTCTGGGTCGTGTTCTCTTTGCCTCCCTTTTCATCCTCACTGCATGGCAGAT GTTTAATGAATTTGATGCCAATGGTGGACCCATCTCGAAAGAGTTGATTCCCAAACTCACTGTGGTGAAGAAAAATTTGTCCTCTAAATTGGGGGTAGCACTACCAGATATTGAT GCCCGGCAATTCATTGCTACTATCATATTTCTTAAGGGGGTAGGAGggattttgtttgtgtttggcaGCACATTTGGATCTTTCTTACTG ctTTTGCATCTGGCAATTACTACTCCACTTCTGTACGATTTCTATAACTATAGACCCGGCAAGCCTAAGTACAATCAGCTGCTGAATGATTTCTTGCTG AACACAGCACTTTTTGGGGCATTGCTATTCTTTATTGGAATGAAGAACTCAATTCCCAGGAGTCAGCTCAGGAAGAAGACCCCTAAAGCTAAGACAGTTTAG
- the LOC114402582 gene encoding CASP-like protein 5B3 isoform X2, with protein MKDFCGTPGTVLGLVLRMSQFVFAAGSIASMATTISFFNLTAFCYLIASMGLQIIWSFVLALMDLYALLTATLSLAAASASAGITVLYFHDLGHCHFGEECQKYQISVALAFLSWISTSISSLIMLWLLAAG; from the exons atgaaggattTCTGTGGGACACCTGGCACTGTTCTTGGGCTTGTTCTTAGGATGTCACAGTTCGTTTTTGCTGCTGGGTCTATTGCTTCCATGGCTACCACAATCAGTTTCTTTAATTTGACTGCCTTTTG TTACTTGATAGCTTCAATGGGCTTACAAATCATTTGGAGTTTTGTGCTTGCTCTAATGGATTTATATGCTTTG TTAACAGCAACACTATCTCTAGCAGCAGCTTCTGCCTCTGCTGGCATTACAGTTTTGTACTTTCATGATCTGGGACACTGCCACTTTGGAGAGGAGTGCCAAAAGTACCAGATTTCTGTGGCACTTGCATTCCTGAGCTGGATTTCAACTTCAATATCATCTCTAATTATGCTTTGGCTATTAGCTGCAGGGTAG